From the Thermodesulfobacteriota bacterium genome, one window contains:
- a CDS encoding MFS transporter, with product MSQTDQRALPHKKTVLASTLAIILEWYDFSVFGFYAIILSKLFFPFASETTAILSTFMIFALSFLFRPLGSVIIGSIGDRFGRKNAFILTVILMTFPTVLIGLLPTYESIGVAATILLIVLRIGQALSVGGERSATLSLFTELAPSNLKGLYGSMSLFGTTTGILLASAVCGLVSSSMSQADLMSWGWRIPFLLGALTGIAALLLRKIIEESEIFKNMVKSGDASKSPIKESLTKYWRAVLVVLAATVMFAVSFYFIFVYIITFGIRYGGMPLSQILNINTAILGIITLLLPVSAYLSDRVGRKPLLVVGCAGMIVIGFLLFNTFAGDNLTNKIIVQLAGGLSMVLFAGAFAPFMAESFPTKIRMSGISLGNVIGFSVFGGSAPLVASYLISTTGSVDAPGYYLSLASVISLIAVLTIKETYKNKLG from the coding sequence ATGTCCCAAACAGACCAACGCGCCCTACCCCACAAAAAAACCGTTCTAGCAAGCACACTTGCAATTATCCTGGAATGGTACGATTTTTCAGTTTTTGGATTTTACGCAATTATCCTATCAAAGCTGTTCTTCCCATTTGCAAGCGAGACAACTGCCATACTGTCGACATTTATGATCTTTGCATTAAGTTTTTTATTCCGCCCTCTAGGCTCTGTAATTATTGGCAGCATTGGAGATAGATTTGGAAGAAAAAACGCATTTATCCTAACTGTAATTTTAATGACATTCCCTACAGTGCTGATTGGTCTTTTGCCTACGTATGAATCTATCGGAGTTGCTGCAACAATACTTTTAATCGTGTTGCGAATTGGTCAGGCTCTATCCGTGGGGGGTGAGCGCTCAGCCACACTTTCGCTTTTTACAGAGCTTGCGCCCTCAAATTTAAAAGGTTTGTACGGAAGCATGTCTTTATTTGGAACCACTACCGGCATCTTGCTCGCTTCGGCTGTGTGCGGGCTAGTGTCAAGCTCTATGTCTCAAGCTGATCTGATGTCTTGGGGTTGGCGCATACCATTTTTATTAGGCGCACTCACAGGAATTGCTGCTCTGCTTCTGAGAAAAATAATTGAAGAATCTGAAATATTTAAGAACATGGTTAAGTCGGGGGATGCATCAAAATCACCAATTAAGGAGTCGCTAACAAAATATTGGCGCGCTGTACTCGTAGTCCTTGCTGCAACTGTTATGTTCGCAGTAAGCTTCTATTTTATATTTGTATATATCATTACATTTGGCATTAGATACGGTGGGATGCCGCTCTCTCAAATACTCAACATAAATACAGCAATATTAGGCATTATTACGCTTTTATTGCCTGTATCAGCATATCTTTCAGACAGGGTGGGAAGAAAGCCTCTTCTTGTAGTCGGATGTGCAGGAATGATAGTTATTGGATTTTTACTATTTAATACTTTTGCTGGTGATAACCTAACCAACAAAATCATAGTCCAGCTGGCTGGTGGATTATCTATGGTCTTGTTTGCCGGCGCATTTGCGCCCTTTATGGCAGAGTCATTCCCAACAAAAATTAGAATGAGCGGAATCTCTTTAGGTAACGTTATAGGATTTTCAGTGTTTGGAGGTTCAGCTCCGCTCGTAGCCTCGTATCTGATTTCAACTACCGGCAGCGTAGATGCACCAGGATATTATTTGAGTTTGGCATCAGTTATTTCTCTAATTGCAGTTTTGACCATTAAAGAAACATATAAAAACAAACTCGGATAA